The Methanohalophilus portucalensis genome window below encodes:
- a CDS encoding AbrB/MazE/SpoVT family DNA-binding domain-containing protein codes for MDAIIGFKEMTVSSKGQIVIPKNLRNSTFPEGSHAAIVAYSDHIEIRPLSYVLEKLECALTSEPSFAKEWDTPEEDQAWDNLLEHALENEQTET; via the coding sequence ATGGACGCAATAATTGGATTCAAAGAAATGACAGTGTCCTCAAAAGGGCAAATTGTCATACCCAAGAATCTGCGAAACAGCACATTCCCGGAAGGCTCACATGCCGCAATTGTGGCATACTCGGATCACATAGAGATCCGCCCCCTCTCATACGTATTGGAAAAATTAGAATGTGCTTTAACATCCGAGCCTTCGTTTGCCAAAGAGTGGGATACTCCAGAGGAAGACCAAGCATGGGACAATTTGCTTGAACATGCCCTGGAAAATGAACAGACCGAAACATGA
- a CDS encoding DNA-directed DNA polymerase, giving the protein MATNLPDQLEFQLIDADYFRQDNSPVIRLFGRSSEGKSICCQVPGFEPYFYVNCNADLELVASDIKQKFEQVKAIEQVERFEPVGYQTTPTRMLKIITYDPGNVPEIRDDIAAMPAVKEIYEADILFRNRFLIDRGLHGMGWMRLTPQAALQDLPLCNITCSSEAVEEFERKEPAPLRHLAFDIECLPVDGNMPTPETSPVIMISISFAPAYQGKETIVLIAKPADGVDTDVEACQDEASMLSRFFEIFREYDPDVVTGYNSNDFDIPYVTDRVSILNKNGHRIKSDVGRDGRSLGYRKIGTRTMVDITGRAVVDVLPLIRQEFSLKRYTLRNVSHELLDKEKLDVSPQDMEEYWEDNGAKLYEFINYARRDSELALELLLQLKLLDKHIAVSQVSGTLLQDVISGGQTNMVEQLLLSEYGKQNRVMSSKPDEHTSQQRRKLNENLKGGAVLEPHKGLHENVLVLDYKSLYPTIIMAHNLCYTTVVENTNLQADDLIVSPTGDKFVKPRLYKGIVPSVLEELLRRRSETKQIMKKTRDENQHRVLDATQLALKILLNSFYGYSGYARARLYSLGMAGSVTSIGRENISRTEEIVCSQIGSVVLRNDEVYFRDEAGEIGSDDKEVNLSIVYGDTDSVFVHCMDRNNREISPDDLTLEESARVGSKVASLVTASLPDPMELEFEATARRVLLVAKKRYAQWLFEPEGDGWKDKIKVKGLETVRRDWCELTSNMLNRVLEYVLKEGNVEKAVEHVKSTVDRVRNLDVTRDSDIIDDLVLTKTFSKSPSSYKNKQPHLTVVEKIEQRTGMRPSIGERIPFVIVAGKDLFVNRAEDPEYVRQHNIALDVDYYIQKQLLPPVERILSVFGVNIATLDHDSRQKGLFDFSKTKPADNGCQMNAEIREPEKEKLPENGNQSSLLDF; this is encoded by the coding sequence ATGGCCACAAACCTACCTGACCAGTTAGAATTCCAGCTCATAGATGCCGACTACTTCAGACAGGACAACTCTCCTGTAATCCGCCTGTTTGGGCGTTCCTCAGAAGGTAAAAGTATATGCTGTCAGGTACCTGGTTTCGAACCTTATTTTTATGTAAATTGTAATGCAGATCTGGAACTGGTTGCATCTGATATCAAGCAAAAGTTCGAGCAGGTAAAGGCCATTGAACAGGTTGAGAGGTTTGAACCTGTAGGCTACCAGACCACACCCACCCGCATGTTAAAGATAATTACCTATGATCCGGGTAACGTACCGGAGATCAGGGATGATATAGCCGCCATGCCTGCTGTAAAAGAGATCTATGAGGCAGACATTTTATTCAGGAACCGCTTCCTAATTGACCGGGGTCTGCATGGGATGGGCTGGATGCGGTTGACCCCTCAGGCTGCCCTGCAGGACCTTCCTCTCTGCAATATAACCTGCAGCAGTGAGGCAGTGGAAGAATTTGAAAGGAAGGAACCTGCCCCTCTGAGGCATCTGGCCTTTGACATCGAGTGTTTGCCAGTGGATGGCAATATGCCCACTCCTGAAACCTCTCCCGTGATAATGATCAGTATCTCCTTTGCACCGGCCTACCAGGGCAAAGAAACCATAGTCCTGATAGCCAAGCCTGCTGATGGCGTGGACACTGATGTGGAAGCCTGTCAGGATGAAGCTTCCATGTTGTCCCGGTTTTTTGAGATATTCAGGGAATACGATCCCGATGTAGTGACCGGCTACAACAGCAATGATTTTGATATTCCCTATGTAACAGATCGTGTATCCATTCTCAACAAAAATGGTCACAGGATTAAATCCGATGTTGGAAGGGATGGCAGAAGCCTGGGTTACAGGAAAATAGGTACTCGCACAATGGTTGATATAACTGGCAGGGCCGTTGTCGATGTTTTGCCCCTGATCAGACAGGAATTCAGCCTGAAACGCTATACACTCAGGAATGTCTCTCATGAATTGCTCGACAAGGAAAAACTGGATGTTTCGCCTCAGGACATGGAAGAATATTGGGAAGATAATGGCGCCAAACTCTACGAATTTATTAATTATGCCAGACGTGACTCCGAGCTTGCCCTTGAACTGCTCCTGCAACTAAAATTACTCGATAAACATATAGCGGTATCCCAGGTCAGCGGAACTCTGCTTCAGGACGTTATAAGCGGTGGCCAGACCAATATGGTCGAACAGTTGCTCCTGAGTGAATATGGCAAGCAGAACAGGGTCATGTCATCCAAACCCGATGAACATACATCCCAGCAAAGAAGGAAGCTGAATGAGAATCTGAAAGGAGGGGCAGTCCTTGAGCCCCATAAGGGGTTACATGAAAACGTTCTTGTGCTGGATTATAAGTCACTTTATCCCACCATTATAATGGCCCACAATCTCTGCTATACTACCGTTGTGGAAAACACCAATTTACAAGCAGATGACCTTATAGTCTCTCCTACCGGGGATAAATTTGTCAAACCCCGCCTATACAAGGGCATCGTACCCTCGGTACTCGAGGAACTTTTGAGAAGGCGCAGTGAGACCAAGCAGATAATGAAAAAGACCCGGGATGAAAATCAACACCGTGTCCTTGATGCTACCCAGCTTGCCCTGAAAATCCTGCTCAACAGTTTTTATGGTTATTCAGGTTATGCCCGGGCCCGTCTGTACAGTCTGGGAATGGCCGGCTCAGTAACAAGTATTGGCAGGGAAAATATCTCCCGCACAGAAGAGATTGTCTGCAGTCAGATAGGCAGTGTGGTGCTCAGGAATGACGAGGTCTATTTCAGGGATGAAGCAGGTGAGATTGGATCTGATGACAAAGAAGTGAACCTCTCCATTGTGTATGGGGATACGGACAGTGTTTTTGTGCACTGTATGGATAGGAATAACAGGGAAATATCTCCTGATGACCTGACTTTGGAAGAATCTGCCCGGGTGGGCAGCAAAGTTGCTTCCTTGGTGACCGCATCCCTGCCGGATCCCATGGAACTTGAGTTTGAAGCCACCGCCAGGCGTGTTTTGCTTGTAGCAAAGAAACGCTATGCACAATGGCTGTTTGAACCTGAGGGAGATGGCTGGAAGGATAAGATCAAGGTCAAGGGTCTGGAAACCGTCAGGCGTGACTGGTGTGAGCTGACATCTAATATGTTAAACCGTGTACTGGAATATGTCCTGAAAGAAGGTAATGTAGAAAAGGCAGTGGAACATGTGAAATCCACTGTGGACAGGGTGCGCAACCTGGATGTCACCCGGGATTCTGATATTATTGATGATCTGGTACTGACAAAGACCTTTTCCAAGAGTCCTTCAAGTTACAAGAACAAACAACCTCATCTCACCGTTGTGGAGAAGATAGAACAGCGTACCGGAATGCGTCCTTCTATCGGGGAGAGAATTCCCTTTGTGATAGTTGCGGGCAAGGACCTTTTTGTAAATCGTGCGGAAGATCCTGAGTATGTCAGGCAGCACAACATAGCCCTGGATGTTGATTACTATATCCAGAAACAGCTGCTTCCACCGGTGGAACGTATCCTTTCGGTATTCGGTGTGAATATAGCAACCCTGGATCATGACTCCAGGCAAAAAGGGCTTTTTGATTTTTCAAAAACCAAACCTGCCGACAACGGGTGTCAGATGAATGCTGAAATAAGGGAACCTGAAAAGGAGAAACTTCCTGAAAACGGCAACCAGAGTTCTCTTCTTGATTTCTGA
- a CDS encoding type II toxin-antitoxin system PemK/MazF family toxin — translation MAGTFRKGDVVVIPFPYTDMSKLKTRPVLVVACPRGTNVIVCQITSQTTRNDEYAIQVNSNDFAKGSLPSSSLVKTNMIMTLDVDTILAKSGTLSSEKIQQVEEKLVEVFTS, via the coding sequence ATGGCAGGAACGTTCAGGAAAGGGGATGTAGTGGTTATACCATTTCCCTATACAGATATGTCGAAGTTAAAGACCCGACCAGTACTGGTAGTTGCCTGTCCTAGAGGGACTAATGTGATTGTGTGTCAAATTACAAGTCAAACGACACGCAATGACGAATATGCAATACAAGTGAACTCAAATGATTTCGCAAAAGGATCATTACCCTCATCCAGCCTTGTAAAAACTAACATGATAATGACCCTGGATGTGGATACAATTCTTGCAAAATCAGGAACACTGAGTTCAGAAAAGATACAACAAGTCGAAGAGAAATTAGTTGAAGTATTTACTTCCTGA
- a CDS encoding dicarboxylate/amino acid:cation symporter, which yields MRRRKVTFNSLELIHPRSLKHLNNQLQSLVRGRLWLKILLGMFLGIAVGLVLGPSTGLVDPSVAMTIGEWVAIPGYIFLGLLQMIVVPLVFASIIRGLAAGEDIEQLKKMGSRTVVFFLGTTSLAIIIGLGLALFIKPGLFIDSELVQNTMDDSTTSLSPDNVYGPALSDIPGLVSTVLPTNPLGAIVTGQMLQVVIFSIIVGIALVSMKPDSSKPLLELLGSIQEVTMTVVKWSMLLAPFAVFGLLTKFTINLGIDTLLGMTVYVGTVLAGLLTMMVIYLFIVFLLSKKNPIKFLNSIRDVLLLAFSTSSSAAVMPLSIKTVEEKLNVRPSVSQFVIPLGATINMNGTALYQSIAAVFLSQVYGVELGIGQLAIIMVTVVGASIGTPATPGVGIVILAMVLNSVGIPASGIALIIGVDRILDMSRTSVNVTGDIVACAVVDRWIGEERSVEKEFQEARIRDRQRRIEGEDVIVNSH from the coding sequence ATGCGTAGGCGGAAAGTGACATTCAACTCATTGGAATTAATTCATCCACGTTCTCTTAAACATCTGAACAATCAACTTCAGTCACTTGTCAGAGGCAGACTGTGGCTTAAGATATTGTTGGGAATGTTTTTGGGAATTGCTGTAGGATTAGTTTTAGGCCCATCTACAGGATTAGTCGACCCTTCGGTTGCAATGACTATTGGTGAATGGGTTGCTATTCCTGGTTATATCTTTCTTGGCTTGTTACAGATGATTGTTGTACCTCTGGTTTTTGCTTCTATTATAAGGGGATTGGCTGCTGGAGAAGATATTGAGCAATTGAAAAAAATGGGATCGAGAACGGTTGTTTTCTTTCTAGGTACAACTTCCCTGGCCATTATAATTGGTTTAGGATTAGCCCTCTTTATAAAACCGGGTTTGTTTATAGATAGTGAACTTGTCCAGAACACAATGGATGATAGCACAACTTCACTTTCTCCGGATAACGTTTATGGTCCTGCTTTATCCGACATTCCCGGTCTTGTCAGTACTGTTCTTCCCACAAATCCCCTGGGAGCAATTGTAACCGGCCAGATGTTACAGGTAGTTATATTTTCAATTATCGTAGGTATTGCTCTGGTTTCTATGAAGCCAGATAGCTCCAAACCTCTTCTGGAGTTGCTTGGTTCAATACAGGAAGTTACAATGACAGTTGTCAAATGGAGTATGTTGCTGGCTCCTTTTGCTGTTTTTGGGTTGCTTACAAAATTTACCATAAATCTGGGCATAGACACATTACTGGGAATGACCGTCTACGTGGGTACGGTTCTTGCCGGGTTACTCACAATGATGGTTATTTATCTTTTTATTGTTTTCCTTTTATCAAAAAAGAATCCGATAAAGTTTTTAAATTCTATTCGTGATGTTCTCCTGCTGGCTTTTTCGACATCCAGCTCTGCTGCTGTAATGCCTCTTTCAATTAAAACAGTGGAAGAGAAACTTAATGTACGGCCTTCTGTATCCCAATTTGTTATACCTCTGGGAGCTACCATTAATATGAATGGAACCGCCCTTTACCAGAGCATTGCAGCTGTATTCCTATCCCAGGTATATGGCGTGGAACTTGGTATAGGGCAACTTGCAATAATCATGGTTACCGTGGTTGGAGCATCTATCGGTACCCCTGCAACTCCGGGGGTTGGTATAGTCATCCTTGCAATGGTATTGAACAGTGTAGGTATTCCTGCAAGTGGAATTGCCCTTATAATAGGTGTGGACCGTATCCTTGATATGAGCCGTACATCGGTTAATGTGACCGGTGACATTGTGGCCTGTGCAGTTGTTGATCGCTGGATAGGGGAGGAAAGGTCGGTCGAGAAGGAGTTTCAGGAAGCCAGAATTCGGGATCGTCAGAGACGTATAGAAGGAGAAGATGTGATTGTAAATTCACATTGA
- the katG gene encoding catalase/peroxidase HPI codes for MNEDNKDPVIGSTARGGTSIRDWWPNQLNLNILHQHSSKSNPMGEEFNYAEEFNKLDLEAVKKDLYTLLNDSQDWWPADYGHYGGLFIRMAWHSAGTYRMGDGRGGGGSGNQRFPPLNSWPDNVNLDKARRLLWPIKQKYGSQISWADLMILAGNCALESMGLETFGFGGGREDIWEPEEDIYWGNEGQWLDDKRYSGDRELENPLAAVQMGLIYVNPEGPNGNPDPVASGRDVRETFARMAMNDEETVALVAGGHTFGKCHGAGPASYVGPEPEAAPIEEQGLGWKSSFGSGKGGDTISSGIEGAWKPNPTKFDLGYLRVLLKYDFELVKSPAGAYQWLAKDVDEYDMIVDAHDPSKKHRPMMTTADLSLKYDPIYEPIVRHYLENPEEFKDAFARAWFKLTHRDMGPLSRYLGPEVPEEELIWQDPVPAVDHELIDAQDIADLKSKILASGLSVSQLVSTAWASASTFRGSDYRGGANGARIRLAPQKDWEVNEPEKLATVLEVLEGIQKEFNNSQSGNKKVSLADLIVLGGCAGVEHAAKNAGHDVTVPFTPGRTDASDEQTDVEAFDVLEPKADGFRNYLKAKYSVSAEEMLVDRAQLLTLTAPEMTVLLGGMRVLNANFGQSQHGVFTKRPETLTNDFFVNLLDMSTEWNATSDDVFEAHDRTTGELKWTGTRVDLIFGSNSQLRAVAEVYGSEDSQEKFLNDFVAVWNKVMNLDRFDLT; via the coding sequence ATGAACGAAGATAACAAGGACCCTGTAATAGGATCCACTGCCCGAGGTGGCACGTCAATTCGGGACTGGTGGCCGAATCAGTTGAATCTTAATATTTTGCATCAGCATTCTTCCAAATCCAATCCTATGGGGGAAGAGTTCAACTATGCTGAGGAGTTCAATAAACTCGACCTGGAAGCTGTGAAAAAGGACCTCTATACACTGCTGAATGACTCGCAGGACTGGTGGCCGGCTGATTACGGTCACTATGGGGGGCTCTTCATCAGGATGGCATGGCACAGCGCAGGTACCTACCGTATGGGCGATGGTCGTGGGGGTGGAGGCTCCGGCAACCAGCGCTTTCCCCCTCTCAACAGCTGGCCGGACAACGTGAACCTCGACAAGGCTCGCCGTTTGCTCTGGCCGATCAAGCAAAAATATGGCAGCCAGATCTCCTGGGCTGACCTTATGATTCTTGCCGGCAACTGCGCGCTTGAGTCCATGGGACTCGAGACCTTCGGCTTCGGTGGCGGACGTGAAGACATATGGGAGCCGGAAGAGGATATTTACTGGGGAAACGAGGGCCAGTGGCTTGATGACAAGCGCTATTCCGGTGACAGGGAACTCGAAAATCCTCTTGCTGCAGTACAGATGGGTCTCATCTACGTAAACCCGGAAGGGCCAAACGGCAATCCGGATCCGGTCGCCTCCGGCCGTGATGTCCGCGAAACCTTCGCACGCATGGCCATGAACGATGAGGAAACCGTGGCGCTGGTCGCTGGTGGGCACACTTTCGGCAAATGTCATGGTGCAGGCCCGGCGTCCTATGTGGGGCCTGAACCTGAAGCAGCACCAATCGAGGAACAGGGTCTTGGCTGGAAGAGCAGCTTTGGCAGTGGTAAAGGTGGTGATACCATCAGCAGTGGCATCGAAGGAGCCTGGAAACCAAATCCTACCAAATTTGACCTGGGTTATCTGAGGGTACTGTTAAAATATGATTTTGAGCTGGTCAAGAGTCCTGCTGGTGCCTATCAATGGCTGGCCAAGGATGTAGACGAATACGATATGATCGTTGACGCCCATGATCCATCGAAGAAGCATCGGCCGATGATGACCACCGCAGACCTCTCGCTGAAGTATGACCCAATCTATGAACCCATCGTACGACACTATTTGGAAAACCCTGAGGAATTCAAGGACGCCTTTGCACGCGCCTGGTTCAAACTGACTCACCGAGACATGGGCCCCCTATCTCGCTATCTCGGCCCGGAAGTCCCTGAAGAGGAACTGATCTGGCAGGACCCCGTTCCCGCAGTAGATCATGAGCTGATCGATGCACAGGATATCGCAGATCTCAAGAGCAAGATACTTGCCTCGGGACTGTCTGTCTCTCAACTGGTTTCGACTGCCTGGGCGTCGGCGTCCACGTTCCGTGGCTCCGATTATCGCGGGGGAGCGAACGGAGCGCGCATTCGTCTTGCACCACAAAAAGATTGGGAAGTCAATGAACCTGAAAAACTTGCGACCGTGCTTGAGGTTCTTGAGGGAATCCAGAAGGAGTTCAACAATTCTCAATCAGGTAACAAGAAGGTCTCGCTTGCCGACTTGATCGTTCTGGGTGGATGTGCAGGTGTAGAACACGCGGCAAAGAATGCCGGTCACGACGTAACCGTCCCCTTCACGCCGGGACGCACGGATGCCTCAGATGAGCAAACCGATGTTGAGGCATTCGATGTACTCGAGCCCAAAGCAGACGGGTTCCGCAACTACCTCAAAGCCAAATATTCTGTATCTGCAGAGGAAATGCTGGTGGATCGGGCTCAACTGCTTACATTGACAGCTCCTGAGATGACGGTTCTACTAGGTGGTATGCGTGTCTTGAATGCCAACTTTGGGCAGTCCCAGCATGGTGTTTTCACCAAGCGGCCAGAGACGCTCACCAATGACTTCTTCGTGAACCTGCTTGACATGAGCACTGAATGGAATGCAACCTCGGATGATGTTTTCGAGGCCCATGACCGTACAACAGGCGAACTCAAATGGACCGGCACCCGTGTCGACCTAATCTTCGGTTCGAATTCCCAGCTGCGGGCCGTGGCAGAAGTTTACGGAAGTGAGGACTCCCAGGAGAAGTTCCTGAACGATTTTGTAGCGGTATGGAACAAGGTAATGAATCTTGATCGTTTCGATCTCACATGA
- a CDS encoding type II toxin-antitoxin system HicA family toxin, whose protein sequence is MASYKAKTIQKALPKKGFEERRKGHHIFYVYYLDGKKTGNRTFISHGSKVEYNSNLLSKMGKQLNLSKEQLCDLIDCPLTKEQLQQIYSQKER, encoded by the coding sequence GTGGCCTCATATAAAGCAAAAACGATACAAAAAGCATTGCCCAAAAAAGGTTTTGAAGAAAGACGTAAAGGTCATCACATATTTTATGTTTATTATCTGGATGGCAAGAAAACCGGTAATAGAACATTCATAAGCCACGGGAGCAAAGTGGAATATAATAGCAATCTTTTGAGTAAAATGGGCAAACAACTAAATCTTTCTAAGGAACAGTTATGTGATCTTATAGATTGTCCTTTGACCAAAGAACAACTTCAACAGATTTACAGCCAAAAAGAAAGGTAA